From a single Capsicum annuum cultivar UCD-10X-F1 chromosome 12, UCD10Xv1.1, whole genome shotgun sequence genomic region:
- the LOC107850875 gene encoding trihelix transcription factor DF1, whose protein sequence is MLGVSSTSTTPGRAVISAAPPLLPPPSQDAPESGGSSEGGGGDGGGGDVGVGGGGFSEEGGRNSAGNRWHRQETLSLLKIRSDMDVVFKDSSLKGPLWEEVSRKMADLGYHRSAKKCKEKFENVYKYHRRTKEGRASKADGKTYRFFDQLQALENNPASHSLPPPPLAAPPITMAMAMPMRSGNASVNPPPMPMPQNNAASSPQSLPFVVSHNNVVTAAVPAVNHPMMPALLLSQPQQQSQPAIQQPMANLNQINQPQGNTTTSFLSNSTSSSSTSSDEDIQRRHMKKRKWKDFFERLMKDVIKKQEELQKKFMETLEKRERDRMVREETWRVQEMARLNREHDLLVQERSMAAAKDATIIAFLQKITEQQNTPVLNSNTINTSPTQMQSKLPKKPSVAPPHSQSPQTPQPQPPPAIAVSLPMTIHTPVPTPTPETMSLPVATKSFETPKTDNGGENFSPESSSRWPKEEIDALISLRTCLDLKYQENGPKGPLWEEISAGMRKLGYNRNAKRCKEKWENINKYFKKVKESNKKRPEDSKTCPYFNQLEALYKEKSKNETVPNTVVFGLRPENSTPIAPIMAQPEQQWPLPQIQPQVQQQGSTNYNNQHHHDNHESDSMDHNEDEDDIEEDEDDEDEGDGYEIVTNKQPSSIAAATVTTTATAV, encoded by the exons ATGCTTGGTGTCTCCTCTACTAGTACTACTCCCGGTAGAGCTGTCATTTCGGCAGCTCCACCACTACTACCACCGCCATCACAAGATGCTCCAGAAAGTGGCGGAAGCAGTGAGGGTGGCGGGGGTGATGGTGGAGGAGGAGATGTGGGAGTTGGCGGTGGTGGATTTAGCGAAGAAGGAGGAAGGAACTCAGCTGGAAATCGATGGCATAGACAAGAGACCTTAAGTTTATTGAAAATTAGATCGGATATGGATGTTGTTTTCAAGGACTCAAGTCTTAAAGGACCCTTATGGGAAGAAGTTTCAAG aAAAATGGCGGACTTGGGATATCATCGAAGTGCCAAGAAATGTAAAGAGAAATTCGAGAACGTTTACAAGTATCACAGGAGAACGAAAGAAGGTCGTGCTTCTAAAGCAGATGGAAAAACTTATCGCTTCTTTGATCAGTTACAGGCTTTGGAAAACAATCCAGCTTCTCATTCTTTACCCCCACCTCCGTTGGCAGCACCACCAATAACAATGGCAATGGCAATGCCAATGCGGTCAGGAAATGCTTCTGTAAATCCTCCCCCCATGCCAATGCCACAAAATAATGCTGCTTCATCACCACAAAGTCTTCCGTTTGTTGTTTCTCATAATAATGTTGTGACAGCAGCAGTGCCGGCTGTTAATCATCCTATGATGCCTGCACTGCTACTATCACAGCCACAACAACAATCACAACCAGCAATACAACAGCCAATGGCTAACTTGAACCAGATAAATCAACCTCAAGGTAATACAACCACTAGTTTTCTATCAAATTCGACTTCATCTTCTTCGACTTCATCAGATGAGGATATACAAAGGCGGCACATGAAGAAGCGGAAATGGAAGGACTTCTTTGAGAGGTTGATGAAGGATGTGATTAAAAAACAGGAAGAGTTGCAGAAGAAGTTCATGGAAACACTTGAAAAGCGCGAGAGGGATAGGATGGTGAGGGAGGAGACATGGAGAGTACAAGAGATGGCGAGATTGAATCGGGAACACGATCTTTTAGTCCAAGAAAGATCAATGGCAGCAGCAAAGGATGCAACAATCATCGCATTCTTGCAAAAAATAACCGAACAGCAAAACACTCCAGTCCTTAACAGTAATACTATCAATACTTCGCCAACTCAAATGCAATCAAAATTGCCCAAAAAGCCTTCGGTTGCACCGCCACATTCTCAGTCACCACAAACTCCTCAACCACAACCACCACCAGCTATCGCTGTATCACTACCAATGACAATACATACCCCagtaccaacaccaacaccagaGACAATGTCATTACCTGTCGCGACAAAATCCTTTGAAACCCCAAAAACCGATAATGGTGGCGAGAATTTCTCTCCAGAAAGCTCGTCAAGATGGCCGAAAGAAGAAATCGATGCGTTGATCAGTCTCCGAACCTGCCTAGATCTAAAGTACCAAGAAAACGGACCAAAAGGGCCACTCTGGGAGGAAATTTCAGCTGGAATGCGAAAACTTGGTTACAACAGAAATGCCAAGAGATGCAAAGAGAAATGGGAGAACATAAACAAGTACTTCAAGAAGGTCAAGGAAAGCAACAAGAAAAGACCAGAAGATTCCAAAACTTGCCCATATTTCAACCAGCTGGAGGCATTATACAAGGAAAAATCCAAGAATGAAACTGTACCAAATACAGTTGTGTTCGGATTAAGACCAGAAAACAGTACCCCTATTGCTCCCATCATGGCTCAACCGGAGCAACAATGGCCACTTCCTCAAATACAACCTCAGGTCCAACAACAAGGAAGTACGAACTATAATAATCAACATCATCACGATAATCATGAAAGTGACAGCATGGATCATAACGAGGATGAAGATGACATAGAGGAAGATGAAGATGACGAAGATGAGGGCGATGGTTATGAGATAGTGACAAACAAACAACCATCATCAATAGCGGCTGCGACCGTCACAACCACTGCTACTGCAGTTTGA